In one Sphingobacterium daejeonense genomic region, the following are encoded:
- a CDS encoding RidA family protein: MKISQIKITPDAYEPFRLAQGHRVGDLLFISGQTAIGKDGKLIGIGDFDAQAKMAFENLDKVLRAGGSSLKNVVKVTIMLRDMKNFEKIVELRGKYFTPPYPADTIFEVSSLFSPDALIEIEAIAVADALADWEK, translated from the coding sequence ATGAAAATTTCACAAATTAAAATTACGCCGGACGCTTATGAACCTTTCCGTCTGGCACAGGGACACCGTGTAGGCGATCTGTTGTTTATTTCGGGACAGACCGCTATTGGCAAGGATGGAAAGCTTATAGGCATAGGTGACTTTGATGCACAGGCAAAAATGGCTTTTGAAAATCTGGACAAGGTATTGAGAGCTGGAGGTTCAAGTCTGAAAAACGTGGTTAAGGTCACTATCATGCTCCGTGACATGAAGAACTTTGAGAAGATTGTCGAATTGAGAGGCAAATACTTTACCCCCCCTTATCCGGCAGATACTATTTTTGAAGTATCGTCATTGTTTTCGCCGGATGCATTGATTGAGATTGAAGCCATTGCTGTGGCTGATGCGCTGGCAGATTGGGAAAAGTAA